From the Myxococcales bacterium genome, one window contains:
- a CDS encoding monooxygenase, giving the protein MRARHALTLAVLSVAACGGDDRPGSPDAATGATYFQDVKPIIDAKCLGCHATGGIAPFTLETIDEVTEKGGVVLENVVAKTMPPWPVNPDCNQYFGDRSLTDAQIATFQAWAAGGYQAGDPAHPGAPLVTEELRLTRVDQTLRMAAPYTPQTTTENPDEYRCFVIPWPETTTTYVTGFRATPGNPKVVHHVIAFHAQPNQVAEYEALDAADPGAGYQCFGGTGGPSRTWLGAWAPGSLGSDVPAGTGLAVAPGSAIILQVHYNVLQAGPEPDQTQIEFKLDDAVAKVATIQPWANPQWLDTQLMHIPPNEADVMHAFEFDATLATGGPFQIYSAGLHMHTLGTRIKASAITGAGVEQCLAQIDDWNFHWQGSYGLRTPITFNRGDKLRVECHWDNTVANQPMVGGQPRTPTDVYWGEGTTDEMCLGVFYITPL; this is encoded by the coding sequence ATGCGCGCTCGCCATGCCCTGACCCTCGCGGTGCTCTCGGTCGCAGCCTGCGGCGGGGACGACCGCCCCGGATCGCCTGACGCCGCGACCGGCGCGACGTACTTCCAGGACGTCAAGCCGATCATCGACGCCAAGTGCCTCGGCTGTCACGCCACCGGCGGGATCGCGCCGTTCACGCTCGAGACCATCGACGAGGTCACCGAGAAGGGCGGCGTCGTCCTCGAGAACGTCGTGGCCAAGACCATGCCGCCGTGGCCGGTCAACCCCGACTGCAACCAGTACTTCGGCGATCGCTCGCTGACCGACGCGCAGATCGCGACCTTCCAGGCGTGGGCCGCCGGCGGCTACCAGGCCGGCGATCCCGCGCACCCCGGCGCGCCGCTCGTGACCGAGGAGCTCCGGCTGACCCGCGTCGATCAGACGCTGCGCATGGCCGCGCCCTACACGCCGCAGACCACGACCGAGAACCCCGACGAGTACCGCTGCTTCGTCATCCCGTGGCCCGAGACCACGACCACGTACGTGACCGGCTTCCGCGCGACGCCCGGCAACCCCAAGGTCGTGCACCACGTGATCGCGTTCCACGCCCAGCCGAACCAGGTCGCCGAGTACGAGGCGCTCGACGCGGCCGATCCCGGCGCCGGCTATCAGTGCTTCGGCGGCACCGGCGGGCCGTCGCGGACCTGGCTCGGCGCGTGGGCGCCGGGCAGCCTCGGCAGCGACGTGCCGGCCGGCACCGGCCTCGCGGTCGCGCCGGGCTCGGCGATCATCCTGCAGGTGCACTACAACGTGCTCCAGGCCGGGCCCGAGCCGGATCAGACCCAGATCGAGTTCAAGCTCGACGACGCCGTCGCCAAGGTCGCGACGATCCAGCCGTGGGCCAACCCGCAGTGGCTCGACACCCAGCTCATGCACATCCCGCCCAACGAGGCCGACGTGATGCACGCGTTCGAGTTCGACGCGACGCTCGCGACCGGCGGCCCGTTTCAGATCTACTCGGCCGGCCTGCACATGCACACGCTCGGCACGCGCATCAAGGCCAGCGCGATCACCGGCGCGGGCGTCGAGCAGTGCCTGGCGCAGATCGACGACTGGAACTTCCACTGGCAGGGCAGCTACGGCCTGCGCACGCCGATCACGTTCAATCGCGGCGACAAGCTCCGGGTCGAGTGCCACTGGGACAACACCGTCGCCAACCAGCCGATGGTCGGCGGCCAGCCGCGCACGCCCACCGACGTCTACTGGGGCGAGGGCACGACCGACGAGATGTGCCTCGGCGTCTTCTACATCACGCCGCTGTGA